In Triticum aestivum cultivar Chinese Spring chromosome 5B, IWGSC CS RefSeq v2.1, whole genome shotgun sequence, the following proteins share a genomic window:
- the LOC123116017 gene encoding uncharacterized protein, translating into MQEKLMARHATVVDSFEKKQRRYLLEAMTPMSSVRSIWGSRPCQDPCLEEMWLNYSCHCIFRPSAEQALQLLHGTFFGGQNVSLSWGRSPLNKQTQASSWVIVVTLPRSHLHPPSISSMEK; encoded by the exons ATGCAGGAGAAGCTCATGGCAAGGCATGCGACCGTGGTTGACAGCTTTGAGAAGAAGCAGCGTAG ATATTTGTTGGAGGCCATGACTCCAATGTCAAGTGTTCGCTCCATATGGGGAAGTCGTCCATGTCAAGATCCCTGTTTGGAAGAGATGTGGCTAAATTACTCCTGTCACTGCATATTCAGGCCTTCTGCTGAGCAAGCTCTGCAACTGCTGCATGGGACCTTTTTTGGTGGTCAGAATGTGAGCCTTTCATGGGGAAGAAGCCCTTTGAACAAACAAACTCAG GCATCGTCATGGGTGATTGTAGTTACATTGCCTCGTTCACACTTACATCCACCATCAATCAG CTCCATGGAGAAATGA